ACAACCATGGAAGACGCCGACCGCATGATCGCAGCCGCCGAAGCAAATAACGTACCGCTCTCGATAGAACACACGCGCCGCTGGTATCCGAGTTATCTACAAGCACGGGAAATGATCCGATCCGGCGAAATGGGCCGTTTGCGAACCATCGTCTGCGACCAATTCGGAACGCGCGCCATGATGTTCCGCAACGGCACGCACATGATCGACATGATGTGCTTCTTTGCCGAAGCGAACCCCGAATGGCTGGTCGGCGAACTGGAACCCGGCTTCGAGCACTTCACCGAATACAAAGGCGATGGCGGACACGATCCAGCGACCGACCCTTATGCCTCTGCGTACATCCATTTTGACAATGACGTACGCGCATTTTACAACTGCCACAAAATGGCGTTTAACGGATCAAAATTTTCTCTAACCTGTGAAAATGGACGGATTGAAATCTCAGATCAAAAATTTGAGGTTATTACCCCACAAGAACCGCGCTGGTGGTCGCAGGCAGCAGTCCCCGTAGAGCCGTATATATCGATCCGACAAATTGGCGCAGTCTCGGAACTCATCCACGTCCTGGAAAACGGCGGCACACTCGTCTCGCCCGCCCGCGAAGCCAGAAAAACACTTCAAATCATGCTGGGCATATTGGACTCGCATCACGCGGGCAATCTGCGGGTCAATCTCTAAAAAAGGAGAATCCATGACGGATAAGCATCGCATCGAATGTCTCTTCCTCTCTCAAGAAGACCTTCTGCAAGCCGGATGCCTGGACATACGGTTGGCAATGAGCGCAGCGGAAAACGCCATGCTCGCCTACCAAAAAAACGACATCCTTTTTCCAGAAAAAGTAGTTCAGATTTTCAATGAGGACACCCAGGAACGCATTAACTGCCTGCCTGCGACCCTCTTGCCCGAAAAAATATGTGGGGCTAAGTGGGTATCCGTATTCCCGTTCAATCCCGAGAAATACGGCCAGCAGAATCTCTCTGCGGTCTTCATCCTATCCGAGATCGAGAAAGGCTACCCCATCGCCTTTATGGACGGCACCCTGTGCTCGAATATGCGCGTGGGTGCGATGGGTGGCATTGCCGCCAGGCATTTCGCAAGACCGGATTCCAGGAGCATTGCCTTCATTGGAGCAGGGGAGCAGGCCAAGATGCACTTGATCGCCATGAAGACGGTGTTTCCAGGCCTTGAGGAGTGCCGGGTTTCTGCCAAGCATGACCACGAAGAGCAGCAATTCATCGACGAAATGGCTGCCCTCTTTCGAGACATGCGTTTTTCCGCCGCCCATACAAATGCACAGCGGGCCATAGAGGGCGCCGACATTCTCGTCACAGCCACGAGCGCACAAGCCCCACTTCTCAAAGCGGCATGGATAAAGCCCGGCACTTTCTACAGCCATATCGGCGGCTGGGAGGACGAGTACGACGTGGCGAAACAATGCGATAAAATTGTGTGCGACGATTGGGAAACCGTGAAGCACAGAACGCAAACGCTCAGTCGCATGTATAAGGACGGACAACTCTCGGATGAGGACATTTACGCGAACCTCGTCGAAGTCGTCTCTGGTGAAAAAGGAGGAAGGGAGACCCCCGAAGAACGGGCCTACTTCAACGCAGTTGGCCTGGCCTATGTCGATGTGGCTATTGCATACGCGATGTACCAACGAGCCAGAGAAGCGGGAAAAGGACGGATGTCGAACATCCAGGAGACCATGATTTTCCAGCACGAGAACCTATCAGATTGGATCCGGCTGTAGGATCTATTTGAAGAGGGCAAACAGGAGCAAATCATGACCAGACGCAGACTACCCATCGGCATTCAGACCTTCCGTGAGATGCGAGAAGAGAACTACTACTACGTCGATAAGACACCCTATATTCGGCGGATGATAGACGAGGGCAAACACTACTTCCTGTCGCGCCCGCGTCGCTTTGGCAAGAGCCTGTTTCTGGACACGCTGAAGGAACTGTTCGAAGGCAATGAACCATTGTTCGATGGGCTTCACATCCACGACCACTGGGACTGGTCTGTTCGCCATCCGGTGATTCGTCTGAGTTTTGGTCGAGGCAACTTCAAAGAGCCGGGATATCTACAGACGAACTTGATGGCACAACTGGACGCAGTTGAACGTCGAGAGGGCATAAAGTCCGACTACACCACCGCGCCCGAGCGTTTCGCCTATCTGATAGAGGCGCTGCATGACCGTGCCGGGCAGCCAGTGGCCGTTCTGGTAGATGAATACGACAAGCCAATTCTGGACGCACTCGACGTACCAGAAGTCGCACGCGCCAACCGCGACTTCTTGCGCGGCCTGTACGCGACCATCAAGGACAGCGACGCGTATATCAAGTTCACTTTCCTCACGGGCGTCAGCAAATTCTCCAAAGTCAGCCTCTTTTCGGGCCTCAACAACCTTACTGACATCACCATCGACCCGCATTACTCCGCCTTATGCGGCTACACCGAAGAGGACCTCGACACGGTATTCGCGCCAGAACTGCCCGGCCTGGACCGAGACCAAATCCGCAAGTGGTATAACGGCTATTCCTGGCGAGGGGAGGAGAAAGTGTACAACCCCTTCGACATCCTCCTCTTGTTCCGCAACCGCGAGTTTCGCGCCTACTGGTTCGAGACCGGCACACCGACGTTTCTGGTCAACACGTTAGTAGATCGCGGAGTGAGTTCTATAGACCTGGACGATATGCTGGGCAGCGACGAATTATTATCTACATTTGACGTTGACGATATCGCCACTCAAGCACTGCTATTTCAGACTGGCTATCAGACCATACACCAGACCGAACCGCGCGGTAGCCTGACCTACTACCGTCTGGGCTATCCAAACCAGGAAGTGCGCCAGAGCTTGAACAGAAGCCTGCTGAACCACTTGACCGGGAACCCGACGCAGCAGGCAGAGCACATTGCCCGCCTATACGACCTGTTGCTGGTCAATGACTTCGCTGGCCTGGAAAATCTGTTCAAGGCATTCTTCGCCAGCATTCCCTACCAGTGGCACACAAACAACGACATAGCGAATTACGAAGGCTATTACGCCAGCGTGTTCTACTCCTACTTCGCATCGGTGGGATTGGACATCGTTGTGGAGGACAGCAGCAGCCATGGTCGTCTGGACATGGCAGTTCGCTTCAACGGCAATGTGTATCTGTTCGAGTTCAAAGTAGTCGAATTAGCATCCGAAGGCACCGCAATGGCGCAACTGAAACAGAAACGCTACGCCGACAAATACCGTGGCCGCGGTGAGCCGATACATCTCATCGCCGTAGAGTTCAGCCGGGAAACCCGCAACCTGGTGGGATTCGAGACAGCCCGCGCCTGAGACATGACCAACCTTATGACTGCCCTCGCCAACATCGAGATATATGAATTGAAAGGAAGTGATTGACATGAATTTGACTGTTGAATTAACAACCGATCAGGTCATTGATTTTGTCCAGCAGATACCGCCGGAAGAGAAGCGAGCAGTATTACTCGCGCTTGCAGAACAGGCAGAAGTCAATCGAGCGGCACGCATGGACTATGCCGAAGCGCAGCTTCGAAAGTTATGTGCGTCTCGGGGATTGGATTGGGACACGATGACCGAAGCGGAACGCGAGAATTTTGTCGATGACCTCATCCATGAGGATCGCGAATGCAACCCATAGTCGTTTATGATACAAACATTCTGTTGTCCAGTATCGGCTGGGGAGGCAACCCATATCGCTGTCTTGAACTGGCACGACAGAGCAAAATTGAAGGCTTAACCTGTCCAGAAATACTGAATGAATTGGCAGAGAAACTCACCACCAAACTCAATTTTTCGCCATCCCAAACCACAGATACAGTTGCAGATCTCCTGGGTTTTCTACGGCTGGTCAGGATTACCAACACACTCAAAGTCATTACCGCTGATTCAGACGACGACAAAGTGATCGAATGTGCCGTTGTGGGATCGGCAACCCACATCATTACCGGAGATCGCCGTCATCTTTTACCACTTGGAAGCTATAAAACTATCCATATCGTAACAGCCACAGACTTTCTCACACAGTTTCCGTAGAAATTAGCGTGGATTATGTGAATGGCGATAAAGAATGCCAACTGAACTTGTGACAATCTTGCGACATAACTTGCGACATCCACGCATTGGTCACGGCAAAAGCCAGACCCGGTATGAGATTAACCCTTAGCCTAACCCAATGTCCGGAATGCCGCCATCCGATTCTCTATCTATTGTTCGCTATGTTGTAATTATGCTCAACGTCAACCTGAAAAAATAAGCTACCATCACATGACAAAAAGAAACTTTGTTAAATCCCTAGCCGAATCGAATCGGCAGTTCTACGGCACGCCCGAAGGGAATGGAGTGCTCCGCGCACTCGACCTAACCTTCGAAAACCGCTGGATATACCTCTTTGAACTGGTCCAAAACGCGCTTGATGCCAAGGCCAACTCTATCTCACTGCGTCTTGCGAAAGATGATCAAGCCTTGATTTTCCAACACGATGGGCAGACCCCAATTAAAAAAAAGGATGTCAAGGGGCTGTCTCAGGTCTTTAGATCCACCAAAGGTGCTGCGTCCGTTGGTTTCATGGGCATCGGTTTCAAGAGCGTCTTCAAACGCTTTGGGGAAGCACGGGTATCGGGATGGGGTTGGACGTTCCGCTATGAGGTTCCCCAGAAGCAGGGCGAAGAGTACGGGGATTTGCAACGCGACATGCTCGGTGCCGTAATCCCGCAATGGGATGATACAATCGAAGCTCCCATTGATGGTTTTACCACGCGATTCGAGATGTGTCAGTGCTTGGACTCTAAGATGGATCTTCGATCAGATCTGGCTCGATTTCTTCCCGGCGAAGACCGCACGCTACTCGCAATCCTGGCTTCATGCGGACTGACTCGTCTAGAGGTGGATAAACAAGTATGGGAACTTGGGGTTACGGGAGATTCTGATGAATGTAGAGAAGCTGTCGCACTCTCAGAAAAGGAAAATCTGCTTTGGCAGATATTCTTCGTGAAATACGAGCCATCTCGAGATGCTATTGCTCGTCTGCTGGAACACCGAAAAATCCAGCCCAAACCAGAAGAACGCGAGCAGGTATATAGCGCGGCGGCTCGATCTCGCCGCGTGTTGGGCGTATTGCCGTTAGACGACAATGGTGTTCCCGCACCTCCGTCCAGAGGCCGAGTTTACGCCACTCTACCAACTGATGTTAAACTCCCGTTCGGTCTCCACATCCATGCGGACTGGCTGCTAACCATCTCGCGCACCGGGCTTCTGGAAATTGAGGAAAACGCTTGGCAAAGCGACATCGTGGACCAGATCGCGGACGTATTGGCGAACTTCCTCAAGTGGGTGCCAACGTTGCCGACACCAAAAAAAATTAAGGCGGCATTCTCCGCGCTCAAACCATCTTCTCCCGATGCAAACGGTCTCGAAGCATTGCTGACCAAAGATCGGTGGTTGCGCCGGTTGCAAGGACTGATTGAGGACTCTGCGGTGTTGCCTGTGTGGACAGAGGCTTCGGGCGTTTTGACTTTTTCAAAGCCGGGTAAGACTATCATTCCCCCCACAGCCTTAGCTGATGCGTTTACAAAGAAACCAGACTTGCGACCAGCAGTTCTCCTCAAAGGGCCAGTGCTCGCAGGTGAAATACTTGGCTCTGATACACGAAAATTGCTCAGCTATAATGAATTTTTGAGCGAAATGTCACCGCAAGAACTTGAACGGGTATGGGCGGACGGCCTGGAGGACTGGTGGAATGCACTTGGTGTCAATGAATCGGAACGTCAAGATTTGCTTTTTCATTTATGGGCGGCTATTTACGATTTAACAGTTGCTAATGAAGACTGGATAACGACAGACTTACGCTGTGTGAGAACAGATAGCGGTGCTTGGGTCTCCGTCAATGAGGTAAGGTTCTTCAACGAAGCCCTACCTACAGAGAAGGAACCCGGCGGCAAGGATGTGCGTAAGTTTATACGCTCAAGCCTTCCAGACGCAGACCACTGTTTACCATCTGCTTGGATCCGTGCGTTGCGACAGGGAACTGGCGAGGATACAAAATTGCATTTGTCAAAGGCTTGGACATGGCTTAATGAATACGCACGCCTCGTAAGTCTTCAAGAGATCGTTGAGATAGCCGTGAATGCCCTGGCGACAGCATCGGCACCAGACTGGTCGATACTCGTTCCACTCGGTCATTGGGCCAGGCACCGCAACCGTCCTGATCTGATCACCCATGTTCTGGTAGAATCGGATGGCATCAAAAAAGGCGTCCCCGTTGATGAGGCACTCTTAGCCGATCCTTATGTTGAGCACGGCCAAAGTCGCCGACTGTTGTTTCCAGCATTATGGTCTATTTCTGCTGACTATATAGACAAGGATCCTGATTCTGCAAGATCATACCAGTGGCGGGCTTTTTTTGAAGATGCCGGTGCCAAGGGTGCCCTTGAAGTGCGGTCAATTCAATCGCATCGATCCCGAAGGGAGTGGCGACAAGTGGAAGAATTTCTTGGGTGCAGTGTGTACAAGTCGAATAGGTCCGGTTACAAACTCTTCGATTTCGACATTGAGCCAACTCTTCCGGATCCGAGCGCACCTAATGGAGTAAGGAGAGCAATCTATACTTGGATTGAGGATGGCTTCCGTAACCTGCACAACACGGGCTTCAGAAATGTCTCCTACTTTTACTATTCCTCTTACAACCCAAAGGGAACACATAGCTCCCGCTGGGTACGTAAACTCTCCCAACTCGCATGGGTGCCCTGTACCGACAGTCAACTCAGACGCTCGGAGGATGTTCTCCCAACTCACGATCCAGCGCGAGAGAATGCACCAGTTGCAGTTCTATCTGCCGACCTTATTGATGTACTAAACGATGAAGGGGTGAAGTTCGGTACTGCCATTCCCGAAGCACGATCACTCCAAAAACTTTTGACACTAGGGAGCCAACTGGATTCTACTGAACTCGGTTCGCTTATCCGCGAGATCCGCGAAGAGATTGAAACAGATGAGGATAGGGAGTATTTCAAAAGGGCTTTGGTAAATTTGACGTTACCCTCCAGTGAGGGCAAACGAGTGCCACTTCTGCGAATCGTTCAGCAAACCGGGGGGCAACTGCGAGGCACACTCGGTGGCTGGATCTTTCCGTTGACGCGCATCGACGAAGCGTTACAAATAGAACTATCACACCCCGACTTCCCATACAAGTTCCCGGAGACGACGACAGGTAAACAGGCACTGGAATACATTCAAGAGGTCTGGCAGCGTGCCCAATCTTCGCCGGAAGGCTTGGCGAACGAAGTGCGCGATGTGCTACCAACGGCGTATGCGCATTGTCTCGCTGACTGCGATGAAGACATCCCGCTTTCCGAGCAGTGGAATGTTGTCCTATCCGAAGCAATGGTCTTCGCCGACCGGGAATGGATCGCATTGAACGGCACTGACGACATCTACTTCGACGACCTTGAAGACCGACGATTTCTTCCCAGTGGAGTTGAATTGCGAACTGTCACTGGCGGACATCTGGGCAATTCTCAAAGCGAGCAACTTCGTACCTCAACAGCCTTGGGACTGCAAACTCTGTCGTCGTGCATCGAGATGGATTGGCAAAAAGGGGCATCCATTGCAACTAATTGGTCTCGCAAGTTTCGTCTCATTTGCAACCTTCTTCGGCATGTGCGGGGAAGTGAGCAAATGAGACGCGCAAATGAGCACCAATTGGATCTACACATTGATTGCGTCGAGACGCTTAGCCTCTCGGTTCGTGTCGGTGATACTGACGAAGAAAACGTGCCCGTGAATGCGCGCTTGCACGACGGTTGTTTGACGGTCACAGGTAGGCCCGTTCAGTTTGGGGCGGATGCAGCCAAAGAACTGCTGCGCCACTTTTCCTTCGGTCAGCGCGGAGATCTCTCTGCAGACCTCACCGGCATGTTGGGAGCGATTGACCTTGAAGCGGATTTTCAGCTTGCAGTGCAGAAGTTTATGCGCTCCTTCGCCCAAGACTTTGAATTACCTTCTGAATTCTCAAGTCAGCCATCGGGTGAGGAAACCCAAACACAGGAGAGGGTGAGCGGTCAGGGCAATGGAGCCGATGATGACCGGAAAAATCAGACAGATCCCAACTACGAACATACTACAGGAAATGGCGGGTCCTTTACTCGAAAACGTGCTCTGGCACGACAACGAGCTTTGGCGGAGGAACTTAAAAATAGCCTAAAAGGCGAGGTCGCTCCAGACGACGAAAATTACGATGCAAACGGGTCAGAGGATCCTACGAGAAGTGAAAATGAATTACTTGGCGACGAGATATATCGCGAAGTTGCCGCTCAGTACGAGCGTGAGTCTGGTCGTATTCCAGAGTTGGGTGATCCACATCAAGAAGGCTGGGACCTACGTAGCGTTGATCCTGATACGGGATTGGAACGCCTGATCGAAGTCAAAGGCAAAGGCTGTAAGTGGATCGATGATGAAGTTGTCGAACTGAGCCGGGCACAGATACGCAAGGCTTTTGAAACATCGAACGGGGTCGCTTGGTACCTCTACGTCGTCGAACGTCTGGATAATGAAAACTACCGAGTGCTACCGATTCCAAACCCGATTACCACTGCGAACAAATGGATGCTCAGCGGTCAATCCTGGAGGATGATTGCCAAGGAACCACGCTGCATCACTGTGGCAAACATAAGTAAAAACAGCTCCCAGCCTTCTGAGTGATCAAAACACATTTTTAGGTATTATGGGAGTAACATCAAATCTCTTTTTCCACCAGGCCGCTACGTACAGCACCATGTAGTAATGGTTATCTTAATGGAGAAACCAATATGGCACTGACCGCACAAGAAATCTTTGCCGAAACCGTTCAAACCCTACCACCTGACGAACAGTTTCGTCTCGCAGTGCTGATTTTACAAGAGCTATCTGTTGAGAACCAGAGTGACACCTGGAACGAACAAGATAAAAAAGATTTAACCACGGTCTCCTTACAGTACGCGGCGACACTTTATCCAGAGGAGGAGGACCTTGTTTAATCCGGGCGATGTGATAGTGCTTGACCGCCTGAAACCTTGAAGGAGAAAAACCCTGCCCTATACTAATTATACGTCTCAGGAAATCGAATCACGCAGTGAAGCAATATATGTACAACAGATCCGTGACAAAGTGAATCCTCAGCACAAAGGCAAGTTCTTGGTCATAGACATTGAAACAGGGGAATACGAAATCAACGCTGACGATTTGGTCGCTACAAAACAGCTACTTGCCAAATATCCCAATGCAGT
This Gemmatimonadota bacterium DNA region includes the following protein-coding sequences:
- a CDS encoding DUF3883 domain-containing protein, giving the protein MTKRNFVKSLAESNRQFYGTPEGNGVLRALDLTFENRWIYLFELVQNALDAKANSISLRLAKDDQALIFQHDGQTPIKKKDVKGLSQVFRSTKGAASVGFMGIGFKSVFKRFGEARVSGWGWTFRYEVPQKQGEEYGDLQRDMLGAVIPQWDDTIEAPIDGFTTRFEMCQCLDSKMDLRSDLARFLPGEDRTLLAILASCGLTRLEVDKQVWELGVTGDSDECREAVALSEKENLLWQIFFVKYEPSRDAIARLLEHRKIQPKPEEREQVYSAAARSRRVLGVLPLDDNGVPAPPSRGRVYATLPTDVKLPFGLHIHADWLLTISRTGLLEIEENAWQSDIVDQIADVLANFLKWVPTLPTPKKIKAAFSALKPSSPDANGLEALLTKDRWLRRLQGLIEDSAVLPVWTEASGVLTFSKPGKTIIPPTALADAFTKKPDLRPAVLLKGPVLAGEILGSDTRKLLSYNEFLSEMSPQELERVWADGLEDWWNALGVNESERQDLLFHLWAAIYDLTVANEDWITTDLRCVRTDSGAWVSVNEVRFFNEALPTEKEPGGKDVRKFIRSSLPDADHCLPSAWIRALRQGTGEDTKLHLSKAWTWLNEYARLVSLQEIVEIAVNALATASAPDWSILVPLGHWARHRNRPDLITHVLVESDGIKKGVPVDEALLADPYVEHGQSRRLLFPALWSISADYIDKDPDSARSYQWRAFFEDAGAKGALEVRSIQSHRSRREWRQVEEFLGCSVYKSNRSGYKLFDFDIEPTLPDPSAPNGVRRAIYTWIEDGFRNLHNTGFRNVSYFYYSSYNPKGTHSSRWVRKLSQLAWVPCTDSQLRRSEDVLPTHDPARENAPVAVLSADLIDVLNDEGVKFGTAIPEARSLQKLLTLGSQLDSTELGSLIREIREEIETDEDREYFKRALVNLTLPSSEGKRVPLLRIVQQTGGQLRGTLGGWIFPLTRIDEALQIELSHPDFPYKFPETTTGKQALEYIQEVWQRAQSSPEGLANEVRDVLPTAYAHCLADCDEDIPLSEQWNVVLSEAMVFADREWIALNGTDDIYFDDLEDRRFLPSGVELRTVTGGHLGNSQSEQLRTSTALGLQTLSSCIEMDWQKGASIATNWSRKFRLICNLLRHVRGSEQMRRANEHQLDLHIDCVETLSLSVRVGDTDEENVPVNARLHDGCLTVTGRPVQFGADAAKELLRHFSFGQRGDLSADLTGMLGAIDLEADFQLAVQKFMRSFAQDFELPSEFSSQPSGEETQTQERVSGQGNGADDDRKNQTDPNYEHTTGNGGSFTRKRALARQRALAEELKNSLKGEVAPDDENYDANGSEDPTRSENELLGDEIYREVAAQYERESGRIPELGDPHQEGWDLRSVDPDTGLERLIEVKGKGCKWIDDEVVELSRAQIRKAFETSNGVAWYLYVVERLDNENYRVLPIPNPITTANKWMLSGQSWRMIAKEPRCITVANISKNSSQPSE
- a CDS encoding Gfo/Idh/MocA family oxidoreductase, whose translation is MNTYRAVIVGLTGIGASRPHETRGPVFGAMPPSHASAYHKHAQTEVVGVCDLRQEVLDDFCERWGDIWPDVNTYTDFREMLDKEQPDLVSVVTSDHAHADITVAAAEGSAQAILCEKPIATTMEDADRMIAAAEANNVPLSIEHTRRWYPSYLQAREMIRSGEMGRLRTIVCDQFGTRAMMFRNGTHMIDMMCFFAEANPEWLVGELEPGFEHFTEYKGDGGHDPATDPYASAYIHFDNDVRAFYNCHKMAFNGSKFSLTCENGRIEISDQKFEVITPQEPRWWSQAAVPVEPYISIRQIGAVSELIHVLENGGTLVSPAREARKTLQIMLGILDSHHAGNLRVNL
- a CDS encoding putative toxin-antitoxin system toxin component, PIN family → MQPIVVYDTNILLSSIGWGGNPYRCLELARQSKIEGLTCPEILNELAEKLTTKLNFSPSQTTDTVADLLGFLRLVRITNTLKVITADSDDDKVIECAVVGSATHIITGDRRHLLPLGSYKTIHIVTATDFLTQFP
- a CDS encoding ornithine cyclodeaminase family protein, translating into MTDKHRIECLFLSQEDLLQAGCLDIRLAMSAAENAMLAYQKNDILFPEKVVQIFNEDTQERINCLPATLLPEKICGAKWVSVFPFNPEKYGQQNLSAVFILSEIEKGYPIAFMDGTLCSNMRVGAMGGIAARHFARPDSRSIAFIGAGEQAKMHLIAMKTVFPGLEECRVSAKHDHEEQQFIDEMAALFRDMRFSAAHTNAQRAIEGADILVTATSAQAPLLKAAWIKPGTFYSHIGGWEDEYDVAKQCDKIVCDDWETVKHRTQTLSRMYKDGQLSDEDIYANLVEVVSGEKGGRETPEERAYFNAVGLAYVDVAIAYAMYQRAREAGKGRMSNIQETMIFQHENLSDWIRL
- a CDS encoding ATP-binding protein, whose product is MTRRRLPIGIQTFREMREENYYYVDKTPYIRRMIDEGKHYFLSRPRRFGKSLFLDTLKELFEGNEPLFDGLHIHDHWDWSVRHPVIRLSFGRGNFKEPGYLQTNLMAQLDAVERREGIKSDYTTAPERFAYLIEALHDRAGQPVAVLVDEYDKPILDALDVPEVARANRDFLRGLYATIKDSDAYIKFTFLTGVSKFSKVSLFSGLNNLTDITIDPHYSALCGYTEEDLDTVFAPELPGLDRDQIRKWYNGYSWRGEEKVYNPFDILLLFRNREFRAYWFETGTPTFLVNTLVDRGVSSIDLDDMLGSDELLSTFDVDDIATQALLFQTGYQTIHQTEPRGSLTYYRLGYPNQEVRQSLNRSLLNHLTGNPTQQAEHIARLYDLLLVNDFAGLENLFKAFFASIPYQWHTNNDIANYEGYYASVFYSYFASVGLDIVVEDSSSHGRLDMAVRFNGNVYLFEFKVVELASEGTAMAQLKQKRYADKYRGRGEPIHLIAVEFSRETRNLVGFETARA